One segment of Halalkalicoccus tibetensis DNA contains the following:
- a CDS encoding metal-dependent transcriptional regulator: MMLSAVMEDYLKGIYQLQHEGSDERVRTSAIAEHLDVTPPTVTSMLSKLEERGLAEREKYKGVSLTTEGERVALEVIRHHRLLEAYLTEHLDFTWSEVHDEADRLEHHISEAFEERVAATLEDPTVDPHGAPIPNADLEPPTEPTGEALAECEEGTVVEVREVSDRDPEVLEYLSEHGVNPGVPLTVEEVAPFGMVTVRVENGATTSLPEDVARHVRVAPVQTAGG, from the coding sequence ATGATGCTCAGTGCCGTCATGGAGGACTACCTCAAAGGCATCTACCAGCTCCAACACGAGGGGAGCGACGAGCGCGTCCGGACCTCGGCGATCGCCGAGCATCTCGACGTGACGCCCCCGACGGTGACGAGCATGCTCTCGAAGCTCGAGGAGCGGGGACTGGCCGAGCGCGAGAAGTACAAGGGCGTCTCGCTCACCACCGAGGGTGAGCGCGTCGCCCTGGAGGTGATCCGCCACCATCGCCTGCTCGAGGCCTACCTCACCGAACACCTCGATTTCACCTGGAGCGAGGTCCACGACGAGGCCGACAGGCTGGAACACCACATCAGCGAGGCCTTCGAGGAGCGCGTGGCGGCGACCCTCGAGGACCCGACGGTCGACCCCCACGGCGCGCCGATCCCGAACGCCGACCTCGAGCCCCCCACCGAGCCCACCGGCGAGGCGCTCGCCGAGTGCGAGGAGGGCACCGTCGTCGAGGTCCGCGAGGTCAGCGACCGCGACCCCGAGGTCCTCGAGTACCTCTCGGAGCACGGCGTCAACCCCGGCGTCCCGCTGACCGTCGAGGAGGTCGCGCCCTTCGGGATGGTGACGGTTCGGGTCGAGAACGGGGCAACGACCTCGCTACCCGAGGACGTCGCGCGCCACGTCCGGGTCGCGCCCGTTCAGACGGCCGGCGGCTGA
- a CDS encoding cation diffusion facilitator family transporter has product MSGHGHGHDHDHGGHGRRALAIALLINTVFFVFELAGALYAGSLALLADAIHMLTDSASLGLALLAAWVATRPADEKRTYGYQRTEVLAALANGLLLVVTVGYILYEAVGRFRDPPAVQPEVIVVVGLVGLAANLAAAYVLMGDRDNLNVRGAFLHLIADAGSSVATVLVGVALLYTDYLILDPLFAVLISAVILYSTRGLLGDSLNILLQGTPGDVDVGEVRSFLADLDGVEDVHDVHVWALSSNRYALSAHLVVREGVDSDAVLERSRSALHDRFGVDHATIQTESPAYEHPVEPDCYDADGVRQR; this is encoded by the coding sequence GTGAGCGGCCACGGCCACGGTCACGACCACGACCACGGCGGCCACGGCCGGCGCGCCCTCGCGATCGCGCTGCTCATCAACACGGTCTTCTTCGTCTTCGAGCTCGCGGGCGCGCTGTATGCGGGCTCGCTGGCGCTGCTGGCCGACGCGATCCACATGCTCACCGACAGCGCGAGCCTCGGGCTCGCCCTGCTGGCGGCCTGGGTAGCGACCCGACCGGCCGACGAGAAGCGGACCTACGGCTACCAGCGCACGGAGGTGCTCGCGGCGCTCGCGAACGGCCTCCTGCTCGTGGTGACGGTGGGATACATCCTCTACGAGGCGGTCGGCCGGTTCCGGGACCCGCCGGCCGTCCAACCGGAGGTGATCGTCGTCGTCGGTCTCGTCGGGCTCGCGGCGAACCTCGCGGCCGCCTACGTGCTGATGGGCGATCGGGACAACCTCAACGTCCGCGGGGCCTTCCTCCACCTGATCGCCGACGCCGGCAGCAGCGTCGCCACCGTCCTCGTCGGGGTCGCGCTGCTCTACACCGACTACCTGATCCTCGACCCTCTCTTCGCCGTCCTGATCTCGGCGGTGATCCTCTACTCCACTCGAGGTCTGCTCGGCGACAGCCTGAACATCCTCCTGCAGGGCACGCCGGGCGACGTCGACGTCGGCGAGGTCCGCTCGTTCCTCGCGGATCTCGATGGGGTGGAGGACGTCCACGACGTCCACGTCTGGGCGCTCTCCTCGAACCGCTACGCCCTCTCGGCCCATCTGGTGGTACGCGAGGGTGTCGACTCCGACGCCGTCCTCGAGCGCTCCCGGTCGGCGCTCCACGACCGTTTCGGGGTCGACCACGCGACGATCCAGACCGAGTCGCCGGCCTACGAGCACCCCGTCGAGCCCGACTGCTACGACGCCGACGGGGTTCGACAGCGATAG